The following are encoded together in the Streptomyces asoensis genome:
- a CDS encoding acetyl/propionyl/methylcrotonyl-CoA carboxylase subunit alpha, translating into MRKVLIANRGEIAVRVARACRDAGIASVAVYADPDRDALHVRAADEAFALGGDTPATSYLDIEKVLNAARESEADAVHPGYGFLSENAEFAQAVLDAGLIWIGPPPQAIRDLGDKVAARHIAQRAGAPLVAGTPDPVSGADEVVAFAEEHGLPIAIKAAFGGGGRGLKVARTLEEVPELYDSAVREAVAAFGRGECFVERYLDKPRHVETQCLADSHGNVVVVSTRDCSLQRRHQKLVEEAPAPFLSEAQVAELYSSSKAILKEAGYVGAGTVEFLVGGDGTISFLEVNTRLQVEHPVTEEVAGIDLVREMFRIADGEELGYGDPELRGHSFEFRINGEDPGRGFLPAPGTVTAFAPPSGPGVRLDAGVESGSVIGPAWDSLLAKLIVTGATREQALQRAARALEEFRVEGMATAIPFHRVVVRDPAFAPELTGSQDPFTVHTRWIETEFVNEIPAFAAPADAEAEDETDRETIVVEVGGKRLEVSLPSSLGMSLARTGLAAGAKPKRRAAKKSGPTASGDTLASPMQGTIVKVAVEEGQEVKEGDLIVVLEAMKMEQPLNAHRSGTVKGLAAEVGASITSGAAICEIKD; encoded by the coding sequence GTGCGCAAGGTGCTCATCGCCAACCGTGGCGAAATCGCAGTCCGCGTGGCCCGGGCGTGCCGGGATGCCGGTATCGCGAGCGTGGCCGTCTATGCCGACCCGGACCGGGACGCTCTGCATGTCCGCGCCGCGGATGAGGCGTTCGCCCTGGGCGGTGACACTCCTGCGACCAGCTATCTCGACATCGAGAAGGTGCTGAACGCTGCGCGGGAGTCCGAAGCAGACGCCGTCCATCCGGGTTACGGCTTCCTCTCGGAGAACGCCGAGTTCGCCCAGGCCGTCCTGGACGCGGGCCTGATCTGGATCGGCCCGCCGCCGCAGGCCATCCGCGACCTCGGCGACAAGGTCGCCGCCCGGCACATCGCCCAGCGGGCCGGCGCGCCCCTGGTCGCCGGCACGCCCGACCCGGTCTCCGGCGCCGACGAGGTCGTCGCGTTCGCCGAGGAGCACGGCCTGCCGATCGCGATCAAGGCCGCCTTCGGCGGTGGCGGCCGCGGTCTGAAGGTCGCCCGCACCCTCGAGGAGGTCCCGGAGCTGTACGACTCGGCCGTCCGTGAGGCCGTCGCCGCGTTCGGCCGGGGCGAGTGCTTCGTCGAGCGCTACCTGGACAAGCCGCGGCACGTGGAGACCCAGTGCCTGGCCGACAGCCACGGCAACGTGGTCGTCGTGTCGACCCGTGACTGCTCCCTCCAGCGCCGCCACCAGAAGCTGGTCGAGGAGGCCCCGGCGCCGTTCCTCTCCGAGGCGCAGGTCGCCGAGCTGTACTCGTCCTCCAAGGCGATCCTGAAGGAGGCCGGCTACGTCGGCGCGGGCACCGTCGAGTTCCTCGTCGGTGGCGACGGCACGATCTCCTTCCTGGAGGTCAACACCCGTCTCCAGGTCGAGCACCCGGTGACCGAGGAGGTCGCCGGCATCGACCTGGTGCGCGAGATGTTCCGCATCGCCGACGGCGAGGAGCTCGGCTACGGCGACCCGGAGCTGCGCGGCCATTCGTTCGAGTTCCGCATCAACGGCGAGGACCCGGGCCGCGGCTTCCTCCCGGCGCCCGGCACGGTCACCGCGTTCGCCCCGCCGTCCGGTCCGGGCGTGCGGCTGGACGCGGGCGTGGAGTCCGGCTCGGTCATCGGCCCGGCGTGGGACTCGCTCCTCGCCAAGCTGATCGTCACCGGCGCCACCCGTGAGCAGGCGCTCCAGCGGGCGGCCCGCGCGCTGGAGGAGTTCCGCGTCGAGGGCATGGCCACGGCCATCCCGTTCCACCGCGTGGTGGTGAGGGACCCGGCGTTCGCGCCCGAGCTCACCGGCAGCCAGGACCCGTTCACGGTGCACACGCGCTGGATCGAGACCGAGTTCGTCAACGAGATCCCCGCCTTCGCCGCCCCGGCCGACGCCGAGGCCGAGGACGAAACGGACCGCGAGACGATCGTCGTCGAGGTCGGCGGCAAGCGGCTGGAGGTCTCCCTCCCGTCCTCGCTCGGCATGAGCCTGGCCCGCACCGGCCTCGCGGCGGGCGCCAAGCCCAAGCGCCGGGCGGCCAAGAAGTCCGGGCCCACGGCCTCCGGCGACACCCTCGCCTCCCCGATGCAGGGCACCATCGTCAAGGTGGCCGTCGAGGAGGGCCAGGAGGTCAAGGAGGGCGACCTGATCGTCGTCCTGGAGGCGATGAAGATGGAGCAGCCGCTGAACGCGCACCGCTCCGGAACGGTCAAGGGTCTCGCCGCGGAGGTCGGCGCGTCCATCACATCGGGTGCCGCGATCTGCGAGATCAAGGACTGA
- a CDS encoding Maf family protein — protein sequence MRRLVLASQSPARLNLLRQAGLAPEVVVSGVDEDAVTAPTPAELALALAEAKASVVAARPEVKGALVIGCDSVLDLDGEALGKPADAVEALARWKAMRGRAGTLQTGHCVYDTLSGRYTSATASTVVRFGEPTDDEITAYVASGEPLHVAGAFTLDGRSAPFIDGIDGDHGNVIGISLPLVRRLLGQLGVGITELWAPSEA from the coding sequence ATGCGCCGACTCGTTCTCGCCTCCCAGTCCCCCGCCCGGCTGAACCTGCTGCGCCAGGCGGGCCTCGCCCCCGAGGTCGTCGTCAGCGGCGTCGACGAGGACGCCGTGACCGCGCCCACCCCGGCCGAGCTGGCCCTCGCCCTCGCCGAGGCGAAGGCCTCCGTCGTCGCCGCGCGGCCCGAGGTCAAGGGGGCCCTGGTGATCGGCTGCGACTCGGTGCTCGACCTGGACGGCGAGGCGCTGGGCAAGCCCGCGGACGCCGTGGAGGCCCTGGCGCGCTGGAAGGCGATGCGCGGCCGGGCGGGGACGCTCCAGACCGGCCACTGCGTCTACGACACCCTCAGCGGGCGCTACACCTCGGCGACCGCCTCCACCGTCGTCCGCTTCGGCGAGCCGACGGACGACGAGATCACGGCGTACGTCGCCTCGGGCGAGCCGCTCCACGTCGCCGGGGCGTTCACCCTGGACGGCCGTTCGGCCCCGTTCATCGACGGCATCGACGGCGACCACGGCAACGTCATCGGCATCAGCCTGCCCCTCGTGCGGCGGCTGCTCGGTCAACTGGGCGTGGGCATCACGGAGCTGTGGGCGCCGTCGGAGGCGTGA
- the mmpB gene encoding morphogenic membrane protein MmpB encodes MLWSDPENEPPEELREMQASLRRLGLFLAVAMVIAMIVLGIR; translated from the coding sequence ATGCTGTGGTCCGACCCCGAGAACGAGCCCCCCGAGGAACTCCGCGAGATGCAGGCGAGCCTGCGGAGACTCGGCCTCTTCCTGGCGGTGGCCATGGTGATCGCGATGATCGTCCTCGGGATCCGGTAG
- a CDS encoding acyl-CoA carboxylase epsilon subunit, which produces MTIKVVRGNPTPEELAAALAVVRARAAAAAAEPSGAQAPRDAWSDPARIAARRLPLPGQASWSRTYWPG; this is translated from the coding sequence GTGACGATCAAGGTCGTACGGGGCAACCCGACCCCCGAGGAGCTCGCCGCCGCCCTGGCGGTGGTCCGGGCCCGCGCCGCGGCGGCAGCGGCCGAGCCGTCCGGCGCGCAGGCCCCGAGGGACGCGTGGTCCGATCCGGCGAGGATCGCGGCACGCCGGCTGCCGCTGCCGGGCCAGGCCTCCTGGAGCCGCACCTACTGGCCGGGCTGA
- a CDS encoding acyl-CoA carboxylase subunit beta: MSEPEERQEIHESQGIDIHTTAGKLADLRRRIQEATHAGSERAVEKQHAKGKLTARERIELLLDEGSFVELDEFARHRSTNFGLEANRPYGDGVVTGYGTVDGRPVAVFSQDFTVFGGALGEVYGQKIVKVMDFALKTGCPVIGINDSGGARIQEGVASLGAYGEIFRRNTHASGVIPQISLVVGPCAGGAVYSPAITDFTVMVDQTSHMFITGPDVIKTVTGEDVGFEELGGARTHNSTSGVAHHMAGDEKDAIEYVKQLLSYLPSNNLSEAPAFPEEADLSVTDEDLELDSIVPDSANQPYDMHTVIEHVLDDAEFFETQALFAPNILTGFGRVEGRPVGVVANQPLQFAGCLDITASEKAARFVRTCDAFNVPVITFVDVPGFLPGVDQEHDGIIRRGAKLIYAYAEATVPLITVITRKAFGGAYDVMGSKHLGADLNLAWPTAQIAVMGAQGAVNILHRRTLAEAAASGEDLEAVRARLIREYEDTLLNPYIAAERGYVDSVIMPSETRRHIVRGLRQLRTKRESLPPKKHGNIPL; the protein is encoded by the coding sequence ATGTCCGAGCCGGAAGAGCGCCAAGAGATCCACGAGAGCCAAGGGATCGACATCCACACGACCGCGGGCAAGCTCGCGGATCTCCGGCGCCGCATCCAGGAAGCGACGCACGCCGGTTCGGAACGTGCCGTCGAGAAGCAGCACGCCAAGGGCAAGCTGACGGCCCGTGAGCGGATCGAACTGCTCCTCGACGAAGGCTCCTTCGTCGAGCTGGACGAGTTCGCCCGGCACCGTTCCACCAACTTCGGCCTGGAGGCGAACCGCCCGTACGGAGACGGCGTCGTCACCGGCTACGGCACGGTCGACGGCCGTCCGGTCGCCGTGTTCTCCCAGGACTTCACGGTCTTCGGCGGCGCCCTGGGCGAGGTCTACGGCCAGAAGATCGTCAAGGTGATGGACTTCGCGCTGAAGACCGGCTGCCCGGTCATCGGCATCAACGACTCCGGCGGTGCCCGGATCCAGGAGGGCGTGGCCTCGCTGGGCGCGTACGGCGAGATCTTCCGCCGCAACACCCACGCGTCCGGCGTGATCCCGCAGATCAGCCTGGTCGTGGGCCCGTGCGCGGGCGGCGCGGTGTACTCGCCGGCGATCACCGACTTCACGGTGATGGTCGACCAGACCTCGCACATGTTCATCACCGGCCCGGACGTCATCAAGACGGTCACCGGTGAGGACGTCGGCTTCGAGGAACTGGGCGGCGCGCGCACCCACAACTCGACCTCCGGCGTGGCCCATCACATGGCCGGCGACGAGAAGGACGCCATCGAGTACGTCAAGCAGCTGCTGTCGTACCTGCCGTCCAACAACCTCAGCGAGGCGCCGGCGTTCCCGGAGGAGGCGGACCTGTCCGTCACCGACGAGGACCTCGAACTGGACTCCATCGTCCCGGACAGCGCCAACCAGCCGTACGACATGCACACGGTGATCGAACACGTCCTGGACGACGCCGAGTTCTTCGAGACGCAGGCGCTCTTCGCGCCGAACATCCTCACCGGCTTCGGCCGCGTCGAGGGCCGGCCGGTGGGCGTCGTCGCCAACCAGCCCCTCCAGTTCGCGGGCTGTCTGGACATCACGGCCTCCGAGAAGGCGGCCCGCTTCGTGCGCACCTGCGACGCCTTCAACGTCCCCGTCATCACCTTCGTGGACGTGCCCGGCTTCCTGCCCGGCGTCGACCAGGAGCACGACGGCATCATCCGGCGCGGCGCCAAGCTGATCTACGCCTACGCCGAGGCCACGGTCCCGCTGATCACCGTCATCACCCGCAAGGCCTTCGGCGGCGCCTACGACGTCATGGGGTCCAAGCACCTGGGCGCCGACCTCAACCTGGCCTGGCCGACCGCCCAGATCGCCGTCATGGGCGCCCAGGGCGCGGTCAACATCCTGCACCGGCGCACGCTCGCGGAGGCGGCGGCGAGCGGCGAGGACCTGGAGGCGGTGCGCGCACGGCTGATCCGGGAGTACGAGGACACCCTCCTCAACCCGTACATCGCGGCCGAGCGCGGCTACGTCGACTCGGTGATCATGCCGTCCGAGACCCGCCGGCACATCGTGCGCGGTCTGCGTCAGCTGCGCACCAAGCGGGAATCCCTCCCCCCGAAGAAGCACGGCAACATCCCCCTCTAA
- a CDS encoding biotin--[acetyl-CoA-carboxylase] ligase: MTPRDAADAGGGRWSDLDRPPLNTPALRRALVREGGLWSGVEVVQSTGSTNSDLVAAAAAGRAAEGAVLVAEEQTSGRGRLDRRWSAPARSGLFFSVLLTPAEVPVARWGWLPLLTGVAVATGLSRAAGVDTALKWPNDLLVTVGGEERKAGGILAERAGQEAVVVGVGLNVTLRADELPVPQAGSLALAGARSTDRDTLLRGVLRSLEEWYGRWREAGGDPAQSGLQETYAAGCATLGRAVRAELPGDRSIVGEAVAVDGDGRLVIATEEGVQEPVGAGDIVHLRPA, from the coding sequence ATGACACCGCGAGATGCAGCAGACGCCGGCGGCGGCCGCTGGTCCGATCTGGACCGTCCGCCCCTCAACACCCCGGCCCTGCGCCGGGCGCTGGTCCGCGAGGGCGGGCTGTGGTCGGGGGTGGAGGTGGTGCAGAGCACCGGTTCCACCAACTCCGACCTGGTGGCGGCCGCGGCCGCGGGCCGGGCGGCCGAGGGCGCGGTCCTCGTCGCCGAGGAGCAGACGTCGGGGCGCGGCCGGCTGGACCGCCGGTGGTCGGCGCCCGCGCGCTCCGGGCTGTTCTTCTCCGTGCTGCTCACCCCGGCCGAGGTGCCGGTGGCGCGCTGGGGCTGGCTGCCGCTGCTCACCGGGGTGGCCGTCGCGACGGGCCTGTCCCGGGCGGCGGGCGTCGACACGGCACTCAAGTGGCCCAACGACCTGCTGGTGACCGTCGGGGGCGAGGAACGCAAGGCCGGCGGCATCCTCGCCGAGCGGGCGGGACAGGAGGCGGTCGTCGTCGGCGTCGGCCTCAACGTCACCCTGCGGGCGGACGAGCTCCCGGTGCCGCAGGCCGGGTCGCTGGCCCTGGCCGGGGCCCGGAGCACGGACCGCGACACGCTGCTGCGGGGGGTGCTGCGCTCCCTGGAGGAGTGGTACGGGCGCTGGCGGGAGGCGGGCGGCGATCCCGCGCAGAGCGGTCTCCAGGAGACGTACGCCGCCGGGTGCGCGACGCTGGGACGAGCGGTGCGGGCCGAACTGCCGGGGGACCGGTCGATCGTCGGCGAGGCGGTCGCGGTCGACGGGGACGGACGGCTCGTGATCGCCACGGAGGAAGGGGTACAGGAGCCGGTGGGGGCGGGAGACATCGTGCATCTGAGGCCGGCGTGA
- a CDS encoding adenylate/guanylate cyclase domain-containing protein — protein sequence MTVDDTGSGADADGRRNLPAAEPGDPGDPGEDPHPLALRLEQLILGAERRYTPFQAARSAGVSMELASRFWRAMGFADIGQAKALTEADVLALRRLAGLVEAGLLSEAMAVQVARSTGQTTARLAEWQIDSFLEGLTEPPEPGMTRTEVTYPIVELLLPELEEFLVYVWRRQLAASAGRVVQAADDEEMVDRRLAVAFADLVGFTRLTRRMEEEELGELVEAFETTAADLVAARGGRLIKTLGDEVLYAADDAGIAADIALLLVETMSNDETMPELRVGMAFGTVTTRMGDVFGTTVNLASRLTSIAPRDAVLVDSAFAEELIRTGDAPASEAEAAEEAAAAEKEGEEPPKYRFALQPMWQRPVRGLGVVEPWLLTRRNDIED from the coding sequence GTGACCGTCGACGACACGGGCTCCGGCGCGGACGCGGACGGCCGGCGAAACCTGCCGGCCGCCGAACCCGGCGATCCGGGCGACCCCGGTGAGGACCCGCATCCTCTCGCGCTCCGCCTCGAACAGCTCATCCTCGGCGCCGAGCGGCGCTACACCCCGTTCCAGGCCGCCCGCAGCGCCGGGGTCTCCATGGAGCTGGCGTCCCGGTTCTGGCGCGCCATGGGCTTCGCGGACATCGGGCAGGCCAAGGCGCTCACCGAGGCCGACGTGCTGGCCCTGCGGCGCCTCGCGGGTCTGGTGGAGGCGGGACTGCTGAGCGAGGCGATGGCGGTACAGGTGGCGCGCTCCACCGGGCAGACCACGGCACGGCTGGCGGAGTGGCAGATCGACTCCTTCCTGGAGGGGCTGACCGAGCCGCCCGAGCCGGGGATGACCCGCACCGAGGTCACCTACCCCATCGTCGAACTGCTGCTGCCCGAGCTGGAGGAGTTCCTCGTCTACGTCTGGCGACGGCAGCTCGCCGCCTCGGCGGGCCGGGTCGTCCAGGCCGCCGACGACGAGGAGATGGTCGACCGGCGGCTGGCCGTCGCCTTCGCCGACCTCGTCGGTTTCACCCGGCTGACCCGGCGGATGGAGGAGGAGGAGCTCGGCGAACTCGTCGAGGCCTTCGAGACGACCGCCGCAGACCTGGTCGCCGCCCGCGGCGGACGGCTGATCAAGACGCTCGGCGACGAAGTGCTGTACGCGGCCGACGACGCGGGCATCGCCGCCGACATCGCCCTGCTGCTCGTCGAGACGATGAGCAACGACGAGACGATGCCCGAGCTGCGGGTCGGCATGGCCTTCGGCACGGTCACCACCCGGATGGGCGATGTGTTCGGCACGACCGTGAACCTGGCCTCCCGGCTGACGTCGATAGCCCCCCGGGACGCCGTCCTCGTCGACAGCGCCTTCGCCGAGGAACTCATCCGCACCGGTGACGCCCCGGCCTCGGAGGCGGAGGCGGCGGAGGAGGCGGCCGCCGCGGAGAAGGAGGGCGAGGAGCCGCCGAAGTACCGCTTCGCGCTCCAGCCCATGTGGCAGCGCCCCGTGCGCGGCCTCGGAGTCGTCGAGCCCTGGCTGCTGACCCGGCGCAACGACATCGAGGACTAG
- a CDS encoding enoyl-CoA hydratase/isomerase family protein gives MGEERFGEFVLVRRHGDGGHVAELVLDRPKAMNAVSTAMAGSIAGACEALGGDRDVRVVMLTSTHERAFCVGADLKERNSFSDAELLRQRPVTRGAYTGVLELPVPTVAAVHGFALGGGFELALACDVIVADATAVVGLPEVSVGVIPGGGGTQLLPRRVGAARAAELVFTARRVPAAEARDLGLVDVLVEEGRDRAEALELAGRIGANSPVGLRAAKRALRLGQGLDLRAGLEVEDAAWRAVAFSGDRAEGVAAFNEKRRPQWPGE, from the coding sequence ATGGGCGAGGAGCGGTTCGGGGAGTTCGTCCTCGTACGGCGGCACGGGGACGGCGGCCATGTCGCCGAGCTGGTCCTCGACCGGCCGAAGGCGATGAACGCCGTCTCCACCGCCATGGCCGGGTCGATCGCCGGGGCCTGCGAGGCGCTGGGCGGCGACCGGGACGTACGGGTGGTGATGCTGACCTCGACGCACGAGCGGGCGTTCTGTGTCGGCGCCGACCTCAAGGAGCGCAACTCCTTCAGCGACGCCGAGCTGCTGCGCCAGCGGCCGGTCACGCGCGGGGCGTACACCGGGGTGCTGGAACTGCCGGTGCCCACGGTCGCGGCGGTGCACGGGTTCGCGCTGGGCGGCGGCTTCGAGCTGGCGCTCGCGTGCGACGTGATCGTGGCCGACGCCACCGCGGTGGTCGGGCTCCCCGAGGTGTCCGTGGGTGTCATCCCGGGCGGCGGCGGCACCCAGCTGCTGCCGCGCCGGGTGGGGGCGGCCCGCGCCGCCGAGCTGGTCTTCACGGCGCGCCGGGTGCCGGCGGCCGAGGCGCGGGACCTGGGTCTGGTGGACGTCCTCGTGGAGGAGGGCCGGGACCGGGCGGAGGCGCTGGAGCTGGCCGGGCGGATCGGCGCCAACTCGCCGGTCGGGCTGCGGGCGGCGAAGCGTGCGCTGCGCCTGGGGCAGGGCCTCGACCTGCGGGCCGGGCTGGAGGTCGAGGACGCGGCCTGGCGTGCGGTGGCCTTCTCGGGGGACCGGGCCGAGGGGGTGGCGGCCTTCAACGAGAAGCGCAGGCCGCAGTGGCCCGGTGAGTGA
- a CDS encoding GGDEF domain-containing protein → MGDDRRLVAVVALAQGMAAAHTPRDSWRAAALGACRALSGGFAALSVWERDHGRLRVLVNVGDRAADEDEFPEAEAYPVHQFPEITEFLHERWLAGGEPDAWVETDRGPAAGSPGYCHQRVAALRRRGRGSCVVAPIVLHGRAWGELYVARAAGTPVFERADADFATVLAAVVAAGLAQTERLEEARRLAFTDALTGLANRRAVDVRLEEAVERHRAEGVVVSLVVCDLNGLKRVNDTRGHAVGDRLLERFGSVLSLCGAMLPGALAARLGGDEFCLLAVGPPADDVVKVADDLCRRAGDLELGEGVACGVASTQDPIGPVTSARRLFRLADAAQYRAKAVRAARPVVAGRAGPDDPVVRLADEPPHERTAERRRFRGRS, encoded by the coding sequence ATGGGTGACGACAGACGCCTGGTGGCCGTGGTGGCGCTGGCGCAGGGGATGGCGGCCGCGCACACCCCGCGCGACTCCTGGCGTGCGGCGGCCCTCGGGGCCTGCCGGGCGCTGTCCGGGGGCTTCGCCGCGCTCTCGGTGTGGGAGCGGGACCACGGGCGGCTGCGCGTCCTGGTGAACGTGGGGGACCGGGCCGCCGACGAGGACGAGTTCCCGGAGGCCGAGGCCTACCCGGTGCACCAGTTCCCCGAGATCACCGAGTTCCTGCACGAGCGCTGGCTGGCGGGCGGTGAGCCCGACGCCTGGGTGGAGACGGACCGGGGGCCCGCGGCCGGGAGCCCCGGCTACTGCCACCAGCGGGTCGCCGCGCTGCGCCGCCGGGGCCGGGGCTCGTGCGTGGTCGCGCCGATCGTGCTGCACGGCCGCGCCTGGGGCGAGCTGTACGTCGCCCGGGCGGCCGGAACGCCGGTCTTCGAGCGAGCCGACGCCGACTTCGCCACCGTCCTGGCCGCCGTCGTCGCCGCCGGGCTCGCCCAGACCGAGCGGCTGGAGGAGGCCCGGCGCCTCGCCTTCACCGACGCCCTCACCGGCCTGGCCAACCGGCGCGCCGTGGACGTCCGGCTGGAGGAGGCGGTCGAGCGGCACCGCGCGGAAGGCGTCGTCGTCAGCCTCGTCGTGTGCGACCTCAACGGCCTGAAGCGGGTCAACGACACCCGCGGGCACGCGGTGGGCGACCGGCTGCTGGAACGCTTCGGGTCGGTGCTCTCGCTGTGCGGGGCCATGCTGCCCGGGGCGCTCGCCGCCCGGCTCGGCGGCGACGAGTTCTGTCTGCTGGCCGTCGGACCGCCCGCCGACGACGTCGTGAAGGTCGCCGACGACCTCTGCCGCCGGGCCGGCGACCTGGAGCTCGGCGAGGGGGTCGCCTGCGGGGTCGCCTCCACCCAGGACCCCATCGGGCCCGTGACCTCGGCCCGCCGGCTGTTCCGGCTGGCCGACGCCGCCCAGTACCGGGCCAAGGCCGTACGGGCCGCCCGGCCGGTGGTCGCCGGGCGCGCGGGTCCCGACGACCCCGTCGTCCGCCTGGCCGACGAGCCGCCCCACGAGCGGACCGCCGAGCGGCGGCGGTTCCGGGGCCGGAGCTGA
- the hutH gene encoding histidine ammonia-lyase, giving the protein MHTVVVGTSGVTASDVLAVARDGARIELSAEAVAALAAAREIVDALAAKPEPVYGVSTGFGALATRHISPELRAQLQRNIVRSHAAGMGPRVEREVVRALMFLRLKTVCSGHTGVRPEVAQTMADILNAGITPVVHEYGSLGCSGDLAPLSHCALTLMGEGDAEGPDGVVRPAGELLAEHGIAPVELREKEGLALLNGTDGMLGMLVMALADLDMLYKSADVTAALSLEALLGTDRVLAPELHAIRPHPGQGASAANMLAVLAGSELTGHHQDDAPRVQDAYSVRCAPQVAGAGRDTMAHARLVAERELASAVDNPVVLPDGRVESNGNFHGAPVAYVLDFLAIAVADLASIAERRTDRLLDKNRSHGLPPFLADDAGVDSGLMIAQYTQAALVSELKRLAVPASADSIPSSAMQEDHVSMGWSAARKLRTAVDNLTRVLAVELYAASRGVELREGLTPAPASRAVVEAVREAGVQGPGPDRFLAPDLAAADAFVREGRLVAAVEKVTGPLR; this is encoded by the coding sequence ATGCACACTGTGGTGGTGGGGACGTCCGGCGTGACCGCGTCCGACGTGCTCGCCGTGGCGCGCGACGGCGCCCGCATCGAGCTCTCCGCGGAGGCGGTGGCGGCCCTCGCCGCCGCCCGCGAGATCGTGGACGCGCTGGCGGCCAAGCCCGAACCCGTCTACGGCGTCTCCACCGGTTTCGGCGCCCTCGCCACCCGGCACATCAGCCCGGAGCTGCGCGCCCAGCTCCAGCGCAACATCGTCCGCTCGCACGCCGCCGGTATGGGCCCGCGGGTCGAGCGCGAGGTCGTCCGCGCCCTGATGTTCCTGCGGCTGAAGACCGTCTGCTCCGGGCACACCGGCGTGCGGCCCGAGGTCGCGCAGACCATGGCCGACATCCTGAACGCCGGCATCACCCCGGTCGTGCACGAGTACGGATCGCTGGGCTGCTCCGGTGACCTGGCGCCGCTCTCGCACTGCGCCCTCACGCTCATGGGCGAAGGGGACGCGGAAGGCCCCGACGGCGTCGTGCGGCCCGCGGGCGAGCTGCTCGCCGAGCACGGCATCGCCCCCGTCGAGCTGCGCGAGAAGGAGGGCCTCGCCCTCCTCAACGGCACCGACGGCATGCTCGGCATGCTGGTCATGGCCCTGGCCGACCTCGACATGCTCTACAAGTCCGCCGACGTCACGGCCGCGCTGTCGCTGGAGGCGCTCCTCGGCACGGACCGGGTCCTCGCCCCCGAGCTGCACGCCATCCGCCCCCACCCGGGCCAGGGCGCCTCGGCCGCCAACATGCTGGCCGTGCTGGCGGGTTCGGAACTCACCGGCCACCACCAGGACGACGCCCCGCGCGTCCAGGACGCCTACTCGGTGCGCTGCGCCCCGCAGGTCGCCGGCGCCGGCCGCGACACCATGGCCCACGCCCGTCTCGTCGCCGAGCGGGAGCTCGCCTCGGCCGTCGACAACCCGGTGGTGCTTCCCGACGGGCGGGTCGAGTCCAACGGCAACTTCCACGGGGCGCCGGTCGCCTACGTGCTGGACTTCCTCGCCATCGCCGTCGCCGACCTCGCCTCCATCGCCGAGCGGCGCACCGACCGGCTGCTGGACAAGAACCGCAGCCACGGCCTGCCGCCGTTCCTCGCGGACGACGCCGGCGTCGACTCCGGGCTGATGATCGCCCAGTACACGCAGGCCGCGCTGGTCAGCGAACTGAAGAGGCTGGCCGTACCGGCGTCCGCCGACTCGATCCCGTCCTCCGCCATGCAGGAGGACCATGTGTCGATGGGCTGGTCCGCGGCCCGCAAGCTGCGCACCGCCGTGGACAACCTCACCCGTGTGCTCGCCGTCGAGCTGTACGCCGCCTCGCGCGGGGTGGAGCTGCGCGAGGGGCTGACCCCGGCGCCCGCGAGCCGGGCGGTCGTCGAGGCCGTGCGGGAGGCGGGCGTCCAGGGGCCCGGCCCGGACCGGTTCCTCGCACCCGACCTCGCGGCGGCCGACGCCTTCGTGCGCGAGGGACGCCTCGTCGCCGCCGTGGAGAAGGTCACCGGACCCCTGCGGTAG
- a CDS encoding LPXTG cell wall anchor domain-containing protein, translating into MSSARRSLLTATAAGTLLGALWFVPSANASQDTPVRTDMTTQVTTRARVASTTTDTTTADLRTDSAAGTTAAESALGAATTDDGTRLADTGSFDTTPYVVGGTTLLALGAGFVVYSVRRERLGF; encoded by the coding sequence GTGTCATCCGCTCGACGTTCGTTGCTGACCGCCACCGCCGCGGGGACCCTGCTGGGTGCCCTGTGGTTCGTCCCGTCCGCCAACGCGTCCCAGGACACGCCGGTCAGAACGGACATGACGACACAGGTCACGACCCGGGCCCGGGTCGCGTCGACGACCACGGACACGACCACCGCCGACCTGCGGACCGACAGCGCGGCCGGGACGACGGCGGCCGAGTCGGCCCTGGGGGCCGCCACCACCGACGACGGCACCCGGCTCGCCGACACCGGCAGCTTCGACACGACCCCCTACGTCGTCGGCGGGACCACCCTGCTCGCCCTGGGCGCGGGCTTCGTGGTGTATTCCGTCCGCCGTGAACGTCTGGGATTTTGA